The Sulfurimonas lithotrophica genome includes a region encoding these proteins:
- the rpsK gene encoding 30S ribosomal protein S11 — MAKRKAVRKKVVKKNIARGICHIAASFNNTLVTITDEMGNMIAWSSAGSLGFKGSKKSTPFAAQAAVEAAVEKAQVHGIKELGIKVQGPGSGRETAVKSVGAIEGIRVTFMKDVTPLPHNGCRAPKRRRV; from the coding sequence ATGGCAAAAAGAAAAGCTGTTAGAAAAAAAGTAGTAAAGAAAAATATTGCTCGTGGTATCTGTCATATCGCAGCATCATTTAACAACACTTTAGTGACTATCACAGATGAGATGGGTAATATGATTGCTTGGAGTTCTGCTGGTTCTTTAGGATTCAAAGGTTCTAAAAAATCTACTCCGTTCGCTGCACAGGCTGCTGTTGAAGCTGCAGTTGAAAAAGCGCAAGTACATGGTATTAAAGAGCTTGGAATTAAAGTACAAGGTCCAGGTAGTGGTCGTGAGACTGCAGTAAAATCAGTTGGTGCTATAGAGGGTATCCGTGTTACATTCATGAAAGATGTTACTCCATTACCACATAACGGTTGTCGCGCACCTAAGCGTCGTAGAGTTTAA
- the rpsD gene encoding 30S ribosomal protein S4, whose product MARYRGPVEKIERRFGVSLNLKGERRLAGKSALDKRPYAPGQHGQRRGKASEYGLQLNEKQKAKFMYGVSEKQFRALFVEAKRRDGNTGTNLVTLIEQRLDNVVYRMGFASTRRFARQLVTHGHILVDGKKLDIPSYRVKVGQKVEVKESSKTNAQIVRAMELTSQTGLAPWVDTDNEKVFGIFTRLPEREEVVIPVEERLIVELYSK is encoded by the coding sequence ATGGCAAGATATAGAGGTCCAGTAGAAAAAATCGAAAGAAGATTTGGTGTAAGCCTTAACCTTAAAGGTGAGCGTCGTTTAGCAGGTAAATCTGCTTTAGACAAAAGACCATATGCTCCGGGTCAACACGGTCAACGTCGTGGTAAAGCTAGTGAGTACGGTTTACAGTTAAATGAAAAACAAAAAGCTAAATTTATGTATGGTGTATCTGAGAAGCAATTCCGCGCACTATTCGTAGAAGCTAAAAGACGTGACGGTAATACAGGTACAAACCTTGTTACATTAATCGAGCAAAGACTAGATAACGTAGTTTACAGAATGGGATTCGCATCTACTCGTAGATTCGCTCGTCAACTTGTAACTCACGGTCACATCTTAGTAGATGGTAAAAAACTAGACATCCCTTCATACCGCGTTAAAGTTGGTCAAAAAGTTGAAGTTAAAGAATCTAGCAAAACAAATGCACAGATTGTTCGTGCTATGGAATTAACTAGCCAAACTGGTTTAGCTCCATGGGTTGATACTGACAATGAAAAAGTTTTCGGAATCTTTACTCGTTTACCGGAGCGTGAAGAAGTTGTAATTCCTGTAGAAGAGCGTTTAATCGTTGAGCTTTACTCAAAATAA
- the rpmJ gene encoding 50S ribosomal protein L36 produces MKVRASVKKMCDDCKVIKRKGIVRVICKNPKHKQRQG; encoded by the coding sequence ATGAAAGTAAGAGCTTCAGTAAAGAAGATGTGTGATGACTGTAAAGTTATCAAGAGAAAAGGTATTGTAAGAGTGATCTGCAAGAACCCAAAACATAAACAAAGACAAGGGTAA
- the rpsM gene encoding 30S ribosomal protein S13 — translation MARISGVDLPKKKRVEYGLTYIYGVGLHTSRLILDATGIDYNKRVFELSEDEVAAITKEIRANHMVEGDLRKQVAMDIKALMDLGSYRGLRHRRGLPCRGQKTKTNARTRKGKKKTVGAA, via the coding sequence ATGGCTCGTATATCAGGTGTTGATTTACCAAAGAAAAAAAGAGTAGAGTATGGTCTAACATATATCTACGGAGTTGGTTTACATACTTCACGTCTTATCTTGGACGCTACAGGTATTGACTATAACAAAAGAGTTTTTGAATTAAGTGAAGATGAAGTAGCTGCAATTACAAAAGAAATTCGTGCTAACCATATGGTTGAGGGTGATCTTCGTAAACAAGTTGCAATGGATATCAAAGCACTTATGGATTTAGGTTCGTACAGAGGTTTACGTCACCGTCGTGGTCTTCCATGTCGTGGTCAAAAAACTAAAACGAATGCTCGTACTCGTAAGGGTAAGAAAAAAACTGTTGGCGCAGCGTAA